A single Dechloromonas denitrificans DNA region contains:
- the tsaD gene encoding tRNA (adenosine(37)-N6)-threonylcarbamoyltransferase complex transferase subunit TsaD, which yields MLILGVESSCDETGIALYDSAAGLLSHALHSQVAMHAEYGGVVPELASRDHIRRVVPLLREALSGAGRCLADVDAVAYTRGPGLAGALLVGCAFAEALALALDKPTIPVHHLEGHLLSPLLSSNPPSFPFIALLVSGGHTQLMRVTGVGEYELLGETLDDAAGEAFDKSAKLLGLPYPGGALLSKLAEQGQSGIHQLPRPMLHSGDLNFSFSGLKTAVLTLVREQAELTDEFKANAARAFQEAIVEVLVKKSLKAIKQTGLKQLVVAGGVGANKQLRATLDDEAKRKRFRVYYPELEFCTDNGAMIALAGALRLQAGALPKVAGDFAVQPRWPLMDISTRR from the coding sequence TACGACAGCGCCGCCGGCCTGTTGTCGCATGCCTTGCACTCGCAGGTGGCGATGCATGCCGAGTACGGCGGGGTAGTGCCGGAGCTGGCATCGCGCGACCATATTCGCCGTGTCGTGCCGCTGCTGCGCGAGGCTTTGAGCGGTGCCGGGCGCTGCCTGGCCGACGTCGATGCCGTTGCCTACACGCGCGGTCCGGGGCTGGCCGGCGCCTTGCTGGTCGGTTGTGCCTTTGCCGAAGCGCTGGCCCTGGCCCTCGACAAGCCGACCATCCCGGTGCATCACCTCGAAGGCCATCTGCTTTCGCCGCTGTTGTCGAGCAATCCGCCGAGCTTTCCGTTCATTGCGCTGCTCGTTTCCGGTGGGCATACGCAGTTGATGCGGGTGACCGGCGTCGGCGAATACGAACTGCTTGGTGAGACCCTTGACGATGCGGCCGGTGAAGCCTTTGACAAGAGCGCCAAGCTGCTCGGTTTGCCTTATCCCGGCGGCGCACTGTTGTCGAAACTGGCCGAACAGGGGCAATCGGGCATTCATCAATTGCCGCGGCCAATGCTGCATTCCGGCGACCTGAATTTCAGTTTTTCCGGCCTGAAGACCGCGGTGCTGACGCTGGTTCGGGAACAGGCGGAGCTGACCGACGAGTTCAAGGCCAACGCGGCCCGCGCCTTTCAGGAGGCGATCGTCGAAGTGCTGGTCAAGAAGTCGCTGAAAGCGATCAAGCAGACCGGCCTCAAACAATTGGTCGTGGCCGGCGGCGTTGGGGCCAATAAACAACTGCGGGCGACCCTTGATGACGAGGCGAAGCGCAAGCGCTTTCGGGTCTATTACCCGGAACTGGAATTCTGTACCGACAACGGCGCGATGATCGCGCTGGCCGGTGCCTTGCGCTTGCAGGCCGGTGCGCTGCCGAAAGTCGCCGGCGATTTTGCGGTGCAGCCACGCTGGCCGCTGATGGATATTTCGACGCGCCGCTAA
- the ahpF gene encoding alkyl hydroperoxide reductase subunit F, producing the protein MLDANIKTQLKAYLEKLQQPIELIASFDDSAKAEEMRGLLVDIAELSAKVSLREDGTANLRPSFAIAQPGQAPRIHFAGIPMGHEFTSLILALLQTGGHPPKVDAEVIAQIKALPGNFKFETFISLSCHNCPDVVQALNLMAVLNPGVTSTMIDGGMFQGEVERRQIMAVPTVFLNGEEFGAGRMSIEEIIAKVDTGAAARDAEKINARQVFDVLVIGGGPAGASAAIYAARKGIRTGLLAERFGGQVMDTLAIENFISVKATDGPKLVMGLEEHVKDYDVDIMNLQRAAKLIPGDLIEVQLENGATVKSKSVILATGARWREMNVPGEQQYRGKGVAYCPHCDGPLFKGKRVAVIGGGNSGVEAAIDLAGIVGHVTLIEFDSQLRADAVLQRKLASLPNVTIITKALTTEVSGNGEKVDGLLYKDRNTDEVKRIDLEGIFVQIGLLPNTDWLKGTVNLSNRGEIEIDAKGQTSVAGVFAAGDCTTVPYKQIIIAMGEGAKASLSAFDHLIRTSAPA; encoded by the coding sequence ATGCTCGACGCAAACATCAAGACGCAACTCAAGGCTTATCTCGAAAAGCTGCAACAACCGATCGAACTGATTGCCTCATTTGACGATAGCGCCAAGGCCGAGGAAATGCGCGGCCTGCTGGTCGACATCGCCGAACTCTCCGCCAAGGTCAGCCTGCGTGAGGACGGCACGGCCAATTTGCGCCCCTCGTTCGCCATCGCCCAACCCGGCCAGGCGCCGCGCATTCATTTTGCCGGCATCCCGATGGGCCATGAATTTACCTCACTGATCCTCGCCCTGCTGCAAACTGGCGGCCACCCACCCAAGGTCGATGCCGAGGTTATCGCCCAGATCAAGGCCCTGCCCGGCAACTTCAAGTTCGAGACCTTCATTTCACTGTCCTGCCATAACTGCCCGGACGTTGTGCAGGCCCTGAATCTGATGGCTGTGCTCAACCCCGGCGTGACCAGCACGATGATCGACGGCGGGATGTTCCAGGGCGAAGTCGAACGCCGCCAGATCATGGCCGTGCCGACCGTCTTCCTGAATGGCGAGGAGTTCGGCGCCGGACGGATGAGCATCGAGGAAATCATCGCCAAAGTGGACACCGGCGCAGCCGCCCGTGACGCCGAGAAAATCAATGCCCGCCAGGTCTTCGACGTCCTGGTCATTGGCGGCGGCCCGGCCGGCGCCTCGGCCGCCATCTACGCAGCCCGCAAGGGTATCCGTACCGGTCTGCTGGCCGAGCGCTTCGGCGGCCAGGTGATGGATACGCTGGCCATCGAGAACTTCATCTCGGTCAAGGCGACCGATGGTCCGAAGTTGGTCATGGGTCTGGAAGAGCACGTCAAGGATTACGACGTAGATATCATGAACCTGCAGCGCGCTGCCAAGCTGATTCCGGGCGACCTGATCGAAGTGCAACTGGAGAACGGCGCGACGGTGAAGAGCAAGTCGGTGATCCTGGCAACCGGCGCCCGCTGGCGCGAAATGAACGTGCCGGGCGAGCAGCAGTATCGCGGCAAGGGTGTCGCCTACTGTCCGCACTGTGACGGTCCGCTGTTCAAGGGCAAGCGCGTCGCCGTGATCGGCGGCGGCAACTCGGGGGTCGAAGCAGCGATCGACCTGGCCGGCATTGTCGGTCATGTCACGCTGATCGAATTCGACAGCCAGTTGCGGGCCGATGCCGTGCTGCAGCGCAAGCTGGCCAGCCTGCCGAACGTCACGATCATCACCAAGGCCCTGACCACCGAAGTCAGCGGCAATGGCGAAAAAGTCGATGGCCTGCTCTACAAGGATCGCAACACCGACGAGGTCAAGCGCATCGATCTCGAAGGGATCTTCGTGCAGATCGGCCTGCTGCCCAACACCGACTGGCTGAAAGGTACGGTCAACCTGTCGAATCGCGGCGAAATCGAAATCGATGCCAAGGGCCAGACCTCGGTAGCCGGCGTCTTCGCCGCCGGCGACTGCACCACGGTGCCGTACAAGCAGATCATCATCGCCATGGGCGAAGGCGCCAAGGCCTCGCTGAGCGCCTTCGACCACCTGATTCGCACCTCAGCGCCGGCCTGA